The following proteins are encoded in a genomic region of Salvelinus namaycush isolate Seneca chromosome 12, SaNama_1.0, whole genome shotgun sequence:
- the LOC120057022 gene encoding spindle and kinetochore-associated protein 2-like encodes MNQTSGFIFTGLPGECKLFNMEIAVDKLEAMFQKAEADMEYMEKRLRLEFLTNAPENGATEENPVKLLENLSAIKVRHAALCTQVQEIAAEQKQSMDSIRAHLDTTVQLVQQLQQTADVEIPPLTEMEQEPADFLGLSVNQNTAELLMSMEPSAQEQPQLVP; translated from the exons ATGAACCAAACCAGTGGCTTTATATTCACGGGGCTGCCTGGGGAATGTAAACTATTTAACATGGAGATAGCAGTTGATAAACTGGAGGCGATG TTCCAGAAGGCAGAGGCTGACATGGAGTACATGGAGAAACGGCTGAGGCTGGAATTCCTGACAAATGCTCCAGAGAACGGTGCAACAGAG GAAAACCCTGTGAAGCTGCTGGAGAACCTGTCTGCCATCAAGGTGAGGCATGCGGCCTTGTGCACACAAGTGCAGGAGATTGCAGCCGAGCAGAAGCAGTCAATGGACTCCATTCGAGCACACCTCGACACCACTGTGCAGCTGGTGCAACAGTTACAGCAGACTGCTGACGTTGAG ATTCCACCACTGACTGAGATGGAGCAGGAGCCTGCAGATTTTCTTGGTTTATCAGTCAATCAAAACACAGCAGAG TTACTGATGTCTATGGAGCCTTCAGCCCAAGAGCAGCCTCAGT TGGTGCCCTGA